The DNA window aatgatctCAATAGATACAACTTCAAATaccagagaaaaaaatatatgtatgtatatataacCAATACACTTTTCTGTGACTGATAATGTCCTGCAGATAGCACCCTGATGCATTTCTGCTTCATATTGTATGCATAAGCAAAAATCCAGTATATTCAAAATGAAGAGAATTGCAGAAGACGCTTTAGGGCTGCAACTGTTGAGTTGAAGAGCAGCAGTGCAGATTCCCTGGGCTGCCCactcatgtaaaaataaacattattttgtcaCTGACATCAGGCGGAGGACTGAGTGACAAGCCGTGTACAAGTTCAGGTCTTAGATGATGACGATAAATACTGCAACTGGCCACATCAAACCATATACATCCACAGATTATAAAGTTCTcaatgcatacagtatgtacagatTTCTTTATATAAATAGACATGTggaatgtaatttaatttacattagCAAAGGCAGGTAAAAGTCATGTCATGTCCTCCTGTCATTTACGTAGCATTCACTTAATtataacattgttattattgtccAAATACAGTCCATGGtattcatttttgtgttaaaGGACTAAGGCAGTCTCTATGAACACACTGTATTAGCTGTGGAAGCCAacatagaaaatgttttgttttgtttcctgccCTGAACTCTTAACTCACATACAGGTGACATTATATGTGTAAATTTAACTTCAATGGGATAAAATATTCCAAATCCATCCACATTCAATAACCTATAATGACAGAGGGAAAACATGTTTGGAAATTCAACtcattcatgtttgttttaattaataatagttaTCATCTAGAACTTGAAAGACAAACCTGTGTATATCCCTCTGTCCCCCCACAAGTCACGCTGTATGtcaggaaaaagaaacatgacacGATCTCAGTGAACCTCTTTGTAGACCTCCACAACACATTTCGTGGTGAAGAACAGATCAGGACtaggttaaaaaataaataaattctaaagCGCTGAGTATTTCCAGAAGATTTGGAGTTAAGGTGGTGACCAAGAACCCAGCGGTTTAAAAATGCTTACTTTGTCACCATGGGTCATAGTGAGACATTTGGGGTACcattttaattgaaatgtaCAACACAGGAAGGGGCTCTGAATTCTTTCTGAAGCCACTATTTCAACCAAGAAACTGCAGTGTAGAAATACACGTGAGCTGAACCAAAACACCTGTAATGTAATTTGCATTTCATAGTTTGTCCAACCAAGTGGAagagatgaaaatgtttcttttctctctgctaaTTGTTTGAAACACAGCCCAGTTAATCACATCTGATCTTGTAGTAACCTTAAGGAACTGGAATTCTGAATCCAGAATTAAACACCTTCAATTCATAGGATTTCACATAGATACACAGTTTAGACTTGATGCGTCCTTTCACAACAATGTGAACGATGGTCATTAAATAAATTCTCACTGGTCATCTTTTCTTACATGCATActcacattttgatgttttcaatTACTAGAAAACATcatatttgtcatatgtcactTTAAACTCTCAGTTTTACTATATAACATTTGGTCAAAAGCCAGTCTGCCTTATCCACAGACAAGAAAATAgtgtaattttaaaatcatcaaaTGTGTCTGAATAGGCCTTCCTCTGCCCCTACAGAGAGTCATTCCCACACAGAGCCAGAGAAAACTGTAGGAGGCCGTTTCAAGTTTAAAGCTAGAGTCCTGCTCAGTGGTGGAGTCCACACAGGAAAGAACATGTCCTCCTGGAGGTCCTTTAGTTCCTTTCTCTCCATCGCTTcagctttttctgctgctcatcAGCTCCAGTGAGTTGAACTGCCTGAGATTGAAGGTCTTATGATACCCTTTGGGGAAGGCTTGGATCCAAACCAGGACATctacaacacattttacaagGTTAGGCTACAACAAAAGTTGGACAATTCGATTTTTATTTGAAGCCAACTTTTCAAGTCACACTCTTTGACTTTAGCAGAAAAATCAACAAATTGATTAGTGTCAGTGGTATAACTGTAGGCCTATTTCAAATCTGTCTGTGCAGCCTAGAGACTATGTACCGTATCAGTCTGGATTCAGGAAGCAGCACAGTACTATAACTGGAAGTCAGAAGACACAGGAAGCTGAACagtgcagctttatttattaatgtctCTAAAGTCTTTGATACTGTGGATGGTTGTCTGTCCAAGCAGTAGACTTCACTAAATCTGTTTATGGGCACTGTTCAAAATGGCTTACTGGTATACAGAGTAACCCAGGGTTCTGTGCTTAGCCCTCTCTTATTCCctctttatataaataatgtagGTGTTAATGCAGATGAACCTATACTCAATGTTATGTTGAAAAATCTTAAAATCAGTCCTAATCTCTGGTTTGAGTCCCAAAATGACACTTTTCCATCCTGATGACAGTAACACCCTTAACTCTGGTACCAATTATAGTACATAAGCTTTTAATTTTGTACTGAGACATAGTGGATTGTCAAAGAACACTGGTCTGTTGTGACATTTATTAGAAGCTGTGAGTAAAGTGACTTAAACACTGACCTTGTACTCCAGCGTTTGCTTCAGCATGTCCTCTTCCTCACGAGTGAAgttcagcagcacagacacagctcGTATAAGCTGATATGCCTAACAGAGCACAACACACATAATGGAAACAAATAGGCTTTGTAACAGAGCTGGGGTCTGTCGTCAGATATTACACAGCAAGTGTGTGTTGGAGACAGTGCACTTACCTCGGCCTCTCTTGATGACATAAACTTGAGGACGACATGTTTGAGGTACTCAAAGTTGATTTCCCGTGAGTCATTGAGGTCTGAGGTGTTGGTCACGATGATGTTGGAGGTCCGGGGACTCGGGGTGGCCGCCGGTAGGGGGTCTGGACAAAGCCTCTCCAGTTTTTCTGGTCGGCTTTCTGGCAATTTCTCTTTCCCTTCAGCTTCTGGCTCAGGTTTTAGCTTCTACAGAGTACAtcaaagaaaatgcacaaaaagtataattttcatttatattatgACCCCTTTTTATTAACCCCTTTATAATGTACCACAATCCATTCAAAAAGTCTGGGGATAGTTTAGAGACAGGCAGACAATAAGCACTCGGGCCAGTGTAAAGGAACAGTCACACTTTGGAACCATTGTTGACATTCAAGGGACAACAGAATATCAGAAATTATACAGAAATCCTAATTTAATAATGAGGACAATTACAAATGTCTAAATTAGCAGCAATCTATAGATCCTAAAATGTCAATGACTAATGCTTCAGATCAGATGGCTTTGTTTTGTGCCGTTGTGAGAAACTAATCAACAAATATCAGCATATAGTCATATTTCTACTATACACTGTGTCTTACCAGTTCTTTCTGCAGTGTCCTCTTCAGTTCTGCCAGCCTCTGCTGGAGCTGTTTGATAGTCTGcaagacaacaacaactatGATTGAGTGTGTTCACACGCATTTTAGTGCCACAGATGGGTGCCTCTGTGTATTGGTGCGCTTTACTatgtctctttttgtgttttaattctgttttctgCCACAGCTCTGGTGGCTCCTACTCCAGAGAAGAGCTCCTAAACATCACAGCTACCACCCCTGTTGAGCTTTTTCCAACTTTTCTGGCTTCTCTAGTGGATTTGGTGGCTATTTTGATCAAGGTCGTGTGAAAGTCAGTGTGAAAGAAAGTGAGGCTCCTCAGTAGAGGTAATTGTTATAGTTGTGCTTCCCAGGTTATTCCTCTCTACTGTTCATTCACTTTGCAACAAAATGGACAAGTTGCCAATgcttctaaataaaaacagaaaccttTCTACATCCTGTGTTTTGTGCTTCACAGACACAGGGTTGTGTGATCTTATATTGGACTCTGCACTCCACCTGAGGGGGTTTAACTCTACAGTGCGGACAGACACATGGAGCTTTCCAGCAAAACAAAAGGGGGTGGaatctttttttatatcaaCAGCGGCTGGTGCAATGTCACTGATGTCACTGTACTGTCTCAGCACTGTTCCCTGTATGTGGAGGCCTTCATCATTAACTGTAAACCTTTCTACTTGCGCCATGAGTTCTCCTCATTCATTCTCGTCAGTGTTTACACCCCACCGCGTGCTAATGCACATGAGGCGCAGCATGCACTAGCTGAAGAGATCCTGTTGAATAACTAGTTGGTTATTGTCGTAGGAGACTGCCACAGACTCCCTATATACAAACAGTTTGTCAAGTGTACGACCAGAGAGGGAAATGTACTGGAACACTGTTACACAACCATCATTGGTGCTTATCAAGCTGTCTCTTACGCTGCACTGGGTCAATCAGACCACATCATGGTGCACTTGATCCCAATATACCAGCAGAAATTAAAACTCTGCAAACCTGCTGTAAGAAcatcaaacaaatgaaacactgaggCTGTTGGGGACCTGAGTGTTTAGActttataaaatatgatgttTTCAGATCTGACACCAATAGTCTGGATAAGTACAGATACACTGTGGTGTCCTACATTAACTTCAGTGAGGACAGGGTCATTCCATCATGAACCAGGGTGAGTTATAACACTAATGAACCCtggtttattattgttataacataactataactataactattattgcttatattattattaactctGTCTGCAAAGATCTTGAGTCAATCACCAAGCCTAGAGCCCCCTACTCTGTGAATGACCTGCGTCTGGCCAACagcataaatgcattttattgctGCTTTGTAAGACAATGGGACAAACCTGTAACCTGTAAATGGTCcgcgcttttctacctagcaggcactcaaagcgctttacactgcatctcattcacccattcacacgcacaagcacacacacattcacacaccgatggcagagctgctatgcagctgacctgactcaccgggggcaactaggggttcagtatgtgcatgtgagcatgtgacgtggcagccgggaatcgaaccaccaatcctatgattggcagtcaactgctctacctattgagccacagccaccccaaccCTGTACCATGAGTGCCTCGTCTTGTTCCACCTCAAGGACATTACAGACCCCCATTTGCATTCCATGCAGTTCGCCTTTTTGTGTAATGTCTTGCCTTCACTATACCCAGAGACCACTGCCGAAAGTAATTTTAACCAAATGAAAACTGTCTGACACTGTGCTGCATGTGTCAAAGGGTAAACCCAGTCAATGACCAGATCGGAGTTCATTCATTTCCACCATCGTTTTTATAGTacctcagatgtaaattgtacatttccgctactggtcgctgctgttttgtgtttttgtgttcttttttttttttttttgcactgtcttcagacgtctgtctgcactttttctttgtgttcttgcactgtttgcactaggttgcacaggatgcactttatgtgttttgctaggacaacttagcagtcctcagctccatgtatgtcttgttgccgttttatgtaggaccatggttctggagaaatgttgtctcatttcactatgtactgcttcagctatatgtggttggaatgacaataaagcttcttgacttgacttgacaatAACTTAAGTGAGGTTTTACAACTGAACAAGTGAATAACTGTTAGTCTTGTGAAAAGGAACTGTTTCTCATGTGTCTCTCATGAGTCAATAAGTGACCAGCTCATTTAAGAGCAAGTAAATGCATGCATGATGTAAACTAACTTCAATGTATGTAtagcatttattatttaagtttATAAAGGTGACTAACCCGGTTCTTGTCACTCAGCTGCTGTTCCAGCTCTCTGTTAACTTTCTGAATGTGATCCAGATCATCCACCGTCACGCTGCCATTCTGATCCTCCTCACACACTTCAGGGGTGTGAAGCTGCTCTGTCAGGgtttccacctccacctccaggtACGAGATCTGAACAAGCAACAAACCACACTGACTGTCATGCATGTCTGATTAGAAATTTTAGTTAATTCTTTGTACAACAGATAATTGGTTGTACATAACTGATAACAGAGAACATAAATATAGACGAGGTTAGAGCAACACATTTGTGTTAGAGAATATGTAGTAAATATGTAACAAACAAAGGGCCAGATGTTGATGTATGAGAGCATGAAGTGTATGTTCAGACTTGACAGGAAGTGCTAACCCGTGCCTGGCAGCTGTCAAGCTGCTGTGTCTGACTGAGTAGCTCCTCCCTCAGGATGATCAGCTGAGAGTCTTTCTCCTGTTCTATCTGTTCGTGCTGGGCACGCATCCGCTCGACCTCTTCCTGCAGCTGGACCACTGATGCCTGCCGGCTCTGCacctctgcaacacacacacacacacagtacaagtagTACTGAATTTCAGATGTATGAATGTTATTTATTGACAAGAATCCTTTAGAATTTTAACATAAGAAAATACCTTCTGATTTTTAATCTCCACCACAATTGCCGCACATTAGTGTCTATAAAGCTCAGTTACCAGTGTCTCCTGACAAAAGTTAACCATTGGTAGTTTCACAAATTCTTGCAttataaaagaagaaacaaaaaacataaaaataatttgtatgtGGCCACATCTGACTTTACAGTAGAACAGTGAGCTAATAGTCCAATGACTCTAAAATATGGTTCTGGAAATAAAGCTACCACTATTAGGATACTTGAAAGCAAACCACTCCACTCCTgtcacctctccctctccctgctgccTTACACTCATCTAGCCCATGAATCAGCTAATATCAGCTGGAAGCCagtattaaacatttacattttgttatttggcaggtgcttttatccaaagattTACGAGACAAAGGGCAGGGTAAGAGTAAGGAGGTCTTGAAGAGGTCCTTAGGAAGCCAGGATTGAAATCCCAGTCTTCCACATGGAAGGCTGCAATTTTACCACTACACTTTCTAGCAATAGAAGACACAGCATGTTCACAAATTGATTGGTGACGATGGCTCTAAAACGTCACTAGGAAATCTCTCTGAATCTCTCTCTTCCAGTACTTTAAACCCATCTCTGTAGCTGATGTTTAGAAGCATATTGGAACAGAAATGAACAACTACTGTTTACACATtgagaaaaaatatattaagaACATAAAACGcaattacacaaaaaaagaaggaaCTTCAGGTGGCACTATTTTAggtattaaatgtttgtgtgtgtgtgtgtgtaccattCTGAAGTGTTGCGATGTCTTGCTCTCTCAGTGCTAACTTCTCAGTGACAGAGGACAGATCCTGCTGTGAACTCTGAAGAGTTGAGGTCAGTTCTCTAACCTGACAATTAAGTACACATTAACACTTCATTACACACCGTACGCTTTCACAATCACTCACAGAATGAGAAACACCGTGATATTCTATATTGTCTTGTGTGAGTGACCATTTAGAGGTGCAGTCAACAATGCGTGATGTCTGTTTACCACAGACCTGTGTTTGCAGCTCCTCCTTCTGTTGTCTGGTGTCTTCCAGAGCTTTGGCGATTTCTGTGCTCACTGTTTGCCGGCTGTCCAGCTCCGCCTGAGGGAACACAGACCACAAATACACCTTGCTCTTCTCTATAATGATCACCCTAACTGATCTAACAGGCATTCTGCTCTTCATCattactgcagttttatttatattttactgagATCTCTGTTTCAGTACAATATATGATTGTATGCGTTGCATGCATTCAAGTGTTAATCGAATGTGAACAACTGCATTAAAAAAGTAAAGGTGTTGAAGGTGTCTTTACCCTGCACTGCTCGAGCTCTTCTGCCTGCTTCTTCAGTGTAGAGTTCACATCATTCCTCTGCTTCTCCAGACCAGACTAAAACAGAAGGAGCAGGCAACCCGGTAAATGATAAACTCAAGACCATCCCTTTTTACTGCATTGGTTTCAGATTTATATAAGCCATTATTCCACAGCTGATTGGGATGAACACAGGTACACCCCAAGGATGAATTAACAGGACATACTAGCCCAACTGCATCAAAGAGCAAAAGAGCTCAGTGAGAAGCAGAACATACCACCCTGTCCTGcagcctctgtctgtctgtctgtagagAGGTGATGCTTTCTTCCAGCTTGCTGGTCTTCTcctgactctgctgctgcagcagacaaACCTGCTGATCCAGAAAGGCTTTCTGTGCGGTCCACTGTCCTTGCTGAAAACACATATACAATGGCACTGTttaacatactgtgtgtgtaaatgctaCACTTCTCTGGgtgtttagcattttaaaatagttaGTTGAACTTAAACTAATATATATAAGTtaattttgttatatttttcaaTCCGCACACATTATTATccaacaattaaataaatgaaagtcataaataatttcaataaaatacGCAAAACCCCTATAAATTTCATATGCTGTTCTGTACATGTGTTCTGTACATTTTCTGTGCAAGTGCATGGGCAGAATAATTAATTCTGAAAGTAGATTTCTTGTGTGGTAAAATCGACCTCGTATATGATACAGAAGCAATTTTGAATGACTGAAGGttatttgaaattaatttagcttgtgttgtttttaaatatgtgttttatgtataaaaCTGTAGCAAGTCATCAATaattaacatgtaaaatatgtaaaatgtgtgaaagttagttacatttatttattttccaccaGAGTATAAATCACCATGCAAAAGTTTGGGGTCATTTAGAAATATCACTAGTTTTGTAAGAAAAGAGATTTAATAACAGAAATGCAGTGTAAAGATGTTAATAGTTAAgaataaatgactaaaaagcTGCAAATAGCTGTTTTTTATGAAACATTTACACAGGTGCACAGAGGGCCATTATCAGCATTAGTTATGTTAGTACTATTGTGCTACTTACCAGTTTATccatgtgctgctgtttctctgtgatctgctgctctgcacTCTCAAGTTTTTCACTACCCTCTGAGACTTGCTGCTCCAGGTTAGCTATCTGAAACACATTATGGTACAAGACGATTGTGACTAGATTCACACACTATGAGAACATCAACATTGAGTCAACAGAAATCAATAAATAATCAGGCAAAGTGAAGAATGCTTAGAAATTACAAACTTTACTAATGGCATTGATAGTTTATCCATATGTTGATATGAACtatgaattaaataaagaaaaggacTATACTGTAATGTGTTTGAACATTCACCATTACAACTTAATAGGTCTTTGACGTCATGGCTGTGAAACTGATATGATGTGGTTCTGCTTTCTGCTGATGAAAAGTTGGTTCCAGCTTCATGCAGCTTGAAGCTCTGAGGTTCACTCTTTGTTTCATGATATATTCTGattgttatgttttattattaaaactgtttgttGTTATATAAAGCAATATTATTGCTTTATAATGCTTATCATCTACTTCCACCTACCACTATCACTTTAGAATGTCAGGGCAGCATATAAAAAAAGCAACTGATGTCAGAAGTTGCCGTTATATTTATGTCTTACAGCAATGTGTCTGACTGcttacctgtgtgtctgttctctctctgtaggACCTGGAGGACTCGTCTTTGTGTCGTAGAAGAGTCTGCAGCTCAGTAATACTGCAGCTCATTCTTGATACCTGAGGTCAGACAAGCAAGACACCTGGTAAGCTAAAGAGTTTTATTACTTATTGCACCATCAAGCTGCTATGGAAAACTTTGAGTTTGAAAAATCCAGAATCCAGTTTCAGCCCCAACTGGGGCTGAAACTGGATTCGAAGATCAGGGTTTAAC is part of the Anabas testudineus chromosome 9, fAnaTes1.2, whole genome shotgun sequence genome and encodes:
- the golga1 gene encoding golgin subfamily A member 1 isoform X1; the protein is MFAKLKKKIAEEAATVPRSGVRIPRTISKESITSVGADSGDDFASDGSSSRDDLPAQLLRRNDQIRKLEAKLSDYAEQLRIMQKTKDKLEIALEKHQDSSIKKLQEQNESHQTSRTKMAEGMALALEKKDQEWMEKMASVEKEKAALSARLEEMMEQSLALFHKRDDLDELEGFQQQELAKVKHMLLRKEEQLSQRQRELQQKEAEAQSAKRGLSETRGKLQALQQHYEESCRLSSELEIEREELLLLREEADKKIGELEGRCQELQSVIQQVSEDFQKSQSMVSNLEKSLHDLQTEHDALKLQQQKAAVTEEDKERLLVDLQKKVASLERRLQGNLSQDEHLQEFLQEKSSLEQNLEETRAELLTARTNHADTVSSLEAQVSRMSCSITELQTLLRHKDESSRSYRERTDTQIANLEQQVSEGSEKLESAEQQITEKQQHMDKLQGQWTAQKAFLDQQVCLLQQQSQEKTSKLEESITSLQTDRQRLQDRVSGLEKQRNDVNSTLKKQAEELEQCRAELDSRQTVSTEIAKALEDTRQQKEELQTQVRELTSTLQSSQQDLSSVTEKLALREQDIATLQNEVQSRQASVVQLQEEVERMRAQHEQIEQEKDSQLIILREELLSQTQQLDSCQARISYLEVEVETLTEQLHTPEVCEEDQNGSVTVDDLDHIQKVNRELEQQLSDKNRTIKQLQQRLAELKRTLQKELKLKPEPEAEGKEKLPESRPEKLERLCPDPLPAATPSPRTSNIIVTNTSDLNDSREINFEYLKHVVLKFMSSREAEAYQLIRAVSVLLNFTREEEDMLKQTLEYKMSWFGSKPSPKGIIRPSISGSSTHWS
- the golga1 gene encoding golgin subfamily A member 1 isoform X2, with amino-acid sequence MFAKLKKKIAEEAATVPRSGVRIPRTISKESITSVGADSGDDFASDGSSSRDDLPAQLLRRNDQIRKLEAKLSDYAEQLRIMQKTKDKLEIALEKHQDSSIKKLQEQNESHQTSRTKMAEGMALALEKKDQEWMEKMASVEKLLRKEEQLSQRQRELQQKEAEAQSAKRGLSETRGKLQALQQHYEESCRLSSELEIEREELLLLREEADKKIGELEGRCQELQSVIQQVSEDFQKSQSMVSNLEKSLHDLQTEHDALKLQQQKAAVTEEDKERLLVDLQKKVASLERRLQGNLSQDEHLQEFLQEKSSLEQNLEETRAELLTARTNHADTVSSLEAQVSRMSCSITELQTLLRHKDESSRSYRERTDTQIANLEQQVSEGSEKLESAEQQITEKQQHMDKLQGQWTAQKAFLDQQVCLLQQQSQEKTSKLEESITSLQTDRQRLQDRVSGLEKQRNDVNSTLKKQAEELEQCRAELDSRQTVSTEIAKALEDTRQQKEELQTQVRELTSTLQSSQQDLSSVTEKLALREQDIATLQNEVQSRQASVVQLQEEVERMRAQHEQIEQEKDSQLIILREELLSQTQQLDSCQARISYLEVEVETLTEQLHTPEVCEEDQNGSVTVDDLDHIQKVNRELEQQLSDKNRTIKQLQQRLAELKRTLQKELKLKPEPEAEGKEKLPESRPEKLERLCPDPLPAATPSPRTSNIIVTNTSDLNDSREINFEYLKHVVLKFMSSREAEAYQLIRAVSVLLNFTREEEDMLKQTLEYKMSWFGSKPSPKGIIRPSISGSSTHWS